The Staphylococcus carnosus genome has a segment encoding these proteins:
- a CDS encoding DUF1361 domain-containing protein, whose protein sequence is MQSRYIARILFVLLLLLTLPLNHFYNFMALNLFLAYIPFELVLLLPLFVPKRKFEWPLFIVFAVIFILILPNTFYMVTDLIHLNQFGFDIYHGARPTEWMYFTFLVSGVLFALYLYALINMKLLHLTDKPVFNYLIVIILVFTNSLGIFMGRFLRLHTVYLVNQPFSIFRDVMTLLDSRGVFFIFLMTVLQFLFLILIKGVRMVK, encoded by the coding sequence ATGCAATCACGTTATATTGCTAGAATACTCTTTGTGCTATTACTATTATTAACTTTACCTTTAAATCATTTCTATAATTTTATGGCACTTAATCTCTTTTTAGCATATATACCTTTTGAATTAGTACTACTACTTCCATTATTTGTACCTAAAAGAAAATTTGAATGGCCATTATTTATTGTCTTCGCTGTAATCTTTATATTAATACTTCCAAATACATTCTATATGGTTACAGATCTCATTCATCTCAATCAATTTGGTTTCGATATTTATCATGGTGCACGTCCAACGGAATGGATGTATTTTACATTCTTAGTGTCAGGCGTCTTGTTTGCACTTTATTTATATGCACTTATCAATATGAAACTACTGCATTTAACAGATAAACCTGTGTTTAATTACCTCATTGTAATTATCTTGGTTTTCACAAATAGTTTAGGCATATTCATGGGCCGGTTTTTACGCTTGCACACAGTCTATTTAGTCAACCAACCTTTTTCCATCTTCCGTGATGTGATGACTTTGCTTGATTCTAGAGGTGTATTCTTTATCTTTTTGATGACAGTACTTCAATTTCTATTCTTGATTTTAATTAAAGGAGTGCGAATGGTAAAATGA
- a CDS encoding MetQ/NlpA family ABC transporter substrate-binding protein — protein sequence MKKLISVLTLVVIAFALAACGQSKSAENKKITVAASPAPHGEVLEHAKEEMKKKGYDLEIKVVNDYKVPNKLLDKGDVDANLFQHVPYLNAEKKSHGYKIEEVGKVFTTPMGVYSKKYKNIKDIPEGSTIYVSNNPAEEGRFLSFFVNEGLVKIKKGVKIEDAKFDDIVENKKHLKFNNQQGAEFLPKTYKSGEGAAVIMNSNYAMDNGLKPSKDAIVMEDKSSPFANILAVKEGHKNDKKFQELIKVLQSKDMKHFIEKKYGKDVVPYEAK from the coding sequence ATGAAAAAATTAATAAGCGTATTAACTTTAGTAGTCATCGCATTCGCACTTGCAGCTTGCGGTCAAAGTAAAAGTGCAGAGAATAAGAAAATTACTGTAGCAGCCTCGCCAGCGCCTCACGGTGAAGTATTAGAACATGCGAAAGAAGAAATGAAGAAAAAAGGGTACGACTTAGAAATCAAAGTCGTCAATGATTATAAAGTGCCTAATAAATTGTTGGATAAAGGCGATGTAGATGCTAACTTATTCCAGCACGTACCTTATTTAAATGCAGAGAAAAAGTCTCATGGATACAAAATTGAAGAAGTAGGCAAAGTCTTTACGACACCAATGGGCGTATATAGTAAAAAATATAAAAATATTAAAGATATCCCTGAAGGTTCTACAATTTATGTTTCAAACAACCCAGCTGAAGAAGGTCGTTTCTTATCTTTCTTTGTTAATGAAGGGTTAGTGAAAATTAAAAAAGGTGTCAAAATTGAAGATGCTAAATTTGATGACATTGTAGAAAATAAAAAGCATCTGAAATTCAATAATCAGCAAGGTGCAGAATTCTTACCTAAAACGTATAAAAGCGGAGAAGGTGCAGCTGTGATTATGAATTCCAACTATGCAATGGACAATGGTTTGAAACCTTCTAAAGATGCGATTGTGATGGAAGATAAATCATCACCATTTGCGAATATCCTTGCGGTAAAAGAAGGGCATAAAAACGATAAGAAATTCCAAGAATTAATTAAAGTTTTGCAATCTAAAGATATGAAGCACTTCATTGAGAAAAAATATGGAAAAGATGTTGTTCCATATGAAGCAAAATAA
- the norA gene encoding multidrug efflux MFS transporter NorA — protein MSKQLITLYFNIFLVFLGIGLVVPVLPVYLKDLGLNGSDLGILVAAFALAQMVISPFGGNLADKLGKKLIICIGLVLFSVSEFIFAMSSSYTLLIISRIIGGFSAGMVMPGVTGMIADISPAKDKAKNFGYMSAIINSGFILGPGLGGFMAEFSHRLPFYFAGTLGIAAFICSIFFIHGAKRQTTDGFTQIEPQELAKINIKAFITPVIITFVLAFGLSAFETLFPLYTADKAHYTPKDISISITGGGILGAVFQIFLFDKFMKYFKELTFIQFALFYSALVLFFLIIAHSYWSIMLISFIVFIGFDMIRPAVTNYFSNIAGDRQGLAGGLNSTFTSMGNFIGPLVAGVLYDFDFEFPLYMSIAVMLLGIFIIFVEKTIRSKKQTQEG, from the coding sequence ATGAGTAAGCAATTAATCACATTATATTTTAATATATTTCTTGTTTTCTTAGGGATTGGATTAGTTGTACCTGTATTACCGGTATACTTAAAAGATCTTGGTTTAAATGGAAGTGATTTAGGAATTCTTGTTGCGGCCTTTGCATTGGCGCAGATGGTTATTTCACCATTTGGCGGTAACTTAGCAGATAAATTAGGTAAAAAATTAATTATTTGTATTGGCCTCGTTCTTTTCTCAGTTTCTGAGTTTATTTTTGCGATGAGCAGCAGTTATACTTTATTAATTATTTCAAGAATTATCGGCGGTTTCAGTGCAGGTATGGTAATGCCGGGTGTTACAGGGATGATTGCAGATATTTCTCCTGCTAAAGATAAAGCGAAAAACTTTGGATATATGTCGGCCATAATCAACTCTGGATTTATATTAGGTCCTGGACTTGGCGGATTTATGGCAGAGTTTTCACATCGCTTACCATTCTATTTCGCAGGAACTTTAGGTATTGCAGCTTTCATCTGTTCTATTTTCTTTATACATGGCGCGAAACGTCAAACAACAGATGGTTTTACTCAAATAGAGCCGCAAGAATTAGCCAAAATTAATATTAAGGCTTTTATTACGCCAGTGATCATTACTTTTGTATTAGCTTTTGGTCTTTCAGCTTTTGAAACATTATTCCCGCTTTATACAGCAGATAAAGCGCACTATACGCCTAAGGATATTTCAATTTCAATTACAGGCGGCGGTATTTTAGGTGCAGTTTTCCAAATCTTTTTATTTGATAAATTTATGAAATACTTTAAAGAGTTGACATTCATTCAATTTGCATTATTTTATTCGGCTTTAGTCTTATTCTTTTTAATTATTGCGCATAGCTATTGGTCAATAATGCTTATCAGCTTTATCGTATTTATTGGTTTTGACATGATTCGTCCAGCAGTTACCAACTATTTTTCAAATATTGCAGGAGATCGCCAAGGTTTAGCGGGTGGATTGAACTCGACTTTTACCAGTATGGGTAACTTTATTGGTCCTTTAGTTGCGGGTGTCTTGTATGATTTTGATTTTGAATTTCCGTTGTATATGTCGATTGCTGTCATGTTATTAGGAATATTTATTATATTTGTTGAGAAAACAATTAGAAGTAAAAAACAAACTCAAGAAGGTTGA